One window from the genome of Carassius carassius chromosome 15, fCarCar2.1, whole genome shotgun sequence encodes:
- the zhx2a gene encoding zinc fingers and homeoboxes protein 2a, producing MASRRKSTTPCMIRPDDLVTADDPEEMDSCVDGPEENGSSHVSSSEDWTDKKSSVNSAQEATELENPEVKTRPQRKLQGGYECKYCPFSTQNLNEFKDHVDSNHPNVILNPLYLCAVCNFNTKKFDSLTEHNEKCHPGESNFKFKRIKLNSQTILEQTIEGSNCAVLYDTTSPQSGENFTAFPLSKSSTVKVGKPKIDSLQLQDDGALDKLAQDLPKKQITAVNVNGTVIIPDATLRDGLSHIMPSLQRPPNYNLVPKIAVPLNTSKYNPSLDGNLTLITSFNKFPYPTQAELSWLTAASKHPEEQIKVWFTTQRLKQGISWSPEEVEEARKKMFNGTIQSVQQAFTVLPTQLTQSTKASQPLIQTVPCHVFGQPGLVLAPVSNGSTATGAPLALTVSNQIAQGVKRAHRAPPVAPEIKRPSIIQSVQSTPKPVSPTPSLSSDCEKTPDQIRELTTSYSQCQFPDDEEVYRLIEMTGLSWGEIKKWFSDQRHGNHKAVQQIKTDLSSKDSQPHKPVATQFPLLERVKGKSSEQMKKLEESFQRTSFPTQAEIEHLVTDTRLSKTEIDCWFKERRALRDNLEQALLNSMGSKRLEHHLQRGTLNGVHEQDCRVRDSPLPILTSSVCPEAIDGKSLCLLKDMFAQTQWPSPEEYNQLEIQTGLARTEIVRWFKDNRSALKNGMLGWIEQFQSLSNKRSNGQNSTLISEQAQSVLQRHFQETKVQKEEGFEKLAEQSKLTNQDIVEWFTSKLGHNMPDISKSKDQHGQASVDGKRWVSLAADIEGKDYDAQKVARDLEVLSAEHRVTG from the coding sequence ATGGCTAGTCGAAGAAAGTCTACAACACCCTGCATGATCCGACCGGATGACTTGGTAACTGCAGATGATCCAGAAGAAATGGATTCCTGTGTGGATGGTCCAGAAGAAAATGGATCCTCACATGTGTCTTCTAGTGAGGACTGGACGGATAAGAAGAGTTCTGTGAACTCTGCACAGGAAGCAACAGAGCTGGAAAACCCTGAAGTGAAAACACGACCACAGAGGAAACTCCAGGGAGGCTATGAGTGCAAATACTGTCCCTTTTCCACACAAAATCTCAATGAGTTCAAAGATCATGTCGATTCCAACCACCCCAATGTTATACTCAACCCACTTTACTTGTGTGCGGTATGCAACTTCAACACAAAAAAGTTTGATTCTTTGACGGAACACAATGAGAAATGCCATCCTGGTGAGAGCAACTTCAAGTTCAAGAGAATCAAACTCAACAGTCAGACTATTCTGGAGCAGACAATCGAAGGTTCGAACTGTGCAGTCCTCTATGATACCACCAGCCCTCAGTCAGGAGAGAACTTTACTGCTTTTCCTTTGAGCAAATCCAGTACTGTTAAGGTGGGTAAGCCTAAAATAGATAGTTTACAGTTACAGGATGATGGTGCGCTGGACAAACTCGCTCAAGATCTACCGAAAAAGCAAATTACTGCTGTGAATGTGAACGGGACTGTGATAATCCCAGATGCAACTCTTAGGGATGGCCTTTCTCATATAATGCCATCCTTGCAACGCCCACCTAACTACAACTTAGTACCAAAAATTGCCGTCCCCTTGAACACATCAAAATACAACCCCTCGCTAGATGGCAACTTGACCCTCATAACCTCCTTCAACAAGTTTCCGTACCCTACACAAGCAGAGCTTTCTTGGCTCACTGCAGCCTCCAAACACCCTGAAGAACAAATCAAAGTGTGGTTCACTACCCAACGTCTAAAACAAGGCATCAGCTGGTCTCCTGAGGAGGTTGAGGAAGCACGAAAGAAGATGTTCAATGGAACAATTCAGTCTGTTCAACAGGCATTCACTGTATTACCTACTCAGTTAACTCAGTCCACTAAAGCTTCACAGCCCCTTATCCAGACCGTCCCTTGCCATGTTTTTGGACAACCTGGCCTGGTGTTAGCACCGGTTTCCAATGGCTCAACTGCTACTGGTGCTCCTCTTGCACTAACAGTGTCAAATCAAATAGCACAGGGTGTCAAGAGGGCCCACAGAGCACCGCCGGTTGCTCCAGAGATAAAGAGGCCTTCAATAATTCAGTCCGTTCAGAGCACTCCCAAGCCTGTCTCTCCGACACCAAGCCTTTCTTCAGATTGTGAGAAAACCCCTGATCAAATCAGAGAGCTGACCACCAGCTATTCTCAGTGCCAGTTTCCTGATGACGAAGAAGTGTATCGTCTCATCGAGATGACTGGCCTCTCCTGGGGAGAGATCAAAAAATGGTTCAGTGATCAGCGCCATGGAAACCATAAGGCAGTGCAACAGATTAAAACAGACCTCTCTTCGAAGGACAGCCAACCACATAAGCCTGTTGCCACACAGTTTCCCCTACTAGAGAGAGTTAAAGGCAAATCCTCTGAGCAAATGAAAAAGTTAGAGGAGAGTTTCCAAAGGACTAGCTTTCCAACCCAGGCTGAGATAGAGCACCTTGTGACAGACACCAGACTCTCTAAAACCGAAATTGATTGCTGGTTTAAGGAGCGCCGTGCACTTCGAGACAACCTAGAGCAAGCCTTGCTCAACTCGATGGGCTCAAAAAGGCTGGAGCATCACCTTCAAAGGGGGACACTGAATGGAGTCCATGAGCAGGACTGTAGAGTCAGGGACTCACCTCTTCCCATTCTCACGTCTTCAGTGTGTCCAGAGGCCATTGATGGCAAGTCTCTCTGCCTTCTTAAAGACATGTTTGCACAAACCCAGTGGCCATCACCAGAGGAGTACAACCAACTAGAAATCCAAACAGGGTTAGCTCGTACAGAAATTGTCCGGTGGTTTAAGGACAACAGATCTGCTCTGAAGAATGGAATGTTAGGTTGGATTGAGCAATTTCAAAGTCTTAGCAACAAGAGATCTAATGGACAAAATAGCACATTGATCTCGGAGCAGGCACAGAGTGTCCTTCAAAGGCACTTTCAAGAGACAAAGGTACAAAAAGAGGAGGGTTTTGAGAAGCTTGCAGAGCAGTCAAAACTAACCAACCAGGACATAGTCGAATGGTTCACCAGTAAGCTGGGCCACAACATGCCTGATATCAGCAAGAGCAAGGATCAACACGGACAGGCGAGTGTAGATGGTAAGAGGTGGGTTTCCTTGGCAGCTGACATTGAAGGCAAAGATTACGATGCACAGAAAGTGGCACGAGACCTTGAAGTTCTGTCGGCTGAGCACAGAGTGACAGGATAA
- the LOC132158454 gene encoding E3 SUMO-protein ligase NSE2-like gives MSLSSVQSTLSTLKSCQADLGGCMDMVSDVALGIVEAQGMDNSPALKKLEEMILECSRLDREINCFVESVDEMTAQVRHEPPEAMVHLRNSVKERFNELMAGVTDADLQRHSKVVAFRDNVRKYAMQAGQSAAENEEEELDEDIAVTQSQTNFICPLTQVEMVNPMKNKKCHHYYDQEAVLEMIKARHKNKKKFRCPKVGCGNTDVQQSDLELDLVMKRMIQKHKRQSGKT, from the exons ATGTCTCTAAGTTCAGTGCAGTCCACCTTGTCCACTCTGAAGTCATGTCAAGCAGACCTTGGAGGTTGTATGGACATGGTATCAGATGTTGCGCTGGGAATAGTTGAAGCACAAG GTATGGATAACAGTCCAGCTCTGAAGAAGCTGGAGGAAATGATTCTGGAGTGCTCGAGACTGGACAGAGAAATCAACTGTTTTGTGGAGTCTGTTGATGAGATGACTGCTCAG GTCAGACATGAACCTCCTGAGGCTATGGTTCACCTGAGAAACTCCGTAAAGGAGCGATTCAATGAGCTTATGGCCGGAGTTACAGATGCAGACCTACAAAGGCACAGCAAGGTTGTTGCCTTCAGAGACAATGTCAGGAAATATGCCATGCAAG CAGGTCAATCTGCTGCTGAGAATGAAGAAGAGGAGCTGGATGAGGACATTGCTGTAACACAGAGCCAGACAAACTTCATCTGCCCTCTCACCCAG GTTGAGATGGTAAATCCAATGAAAAACAAGAAATGCCATCATTACTATGACCAAGAGGCTGTACTTGAAATGATTAAGGCCAGGcacaaaaacaagaagaaattTCG CTGTCCAAAGGTTGGCTGCGGAAACACAGATGTTCAGCAGTCAGATCTCGAGTTGGACCTGGTTATGAAGAGAATGATCCAGAAGCATAAGAGACAGAGCGGAAAAACTTAA
- the LOC132158453 gene encoding mitochondrial import receptor subunit TOM40 homolog — translation MGSVLAASTPNPPPASGGAGLVTVPPGFTMPPVSAVPASSGTQGQPGTDAEASRPNPGTFEECHRKCKEVFPVQTEGVRLVVNKGLSNHFQVSHTITLSTLGDSGYRFGATYVGSKQTGPAESFPVMVGDMDNTGSLNAQVIHQLTNRIRSKVAMQTQQHKFVNWQCDAEYHGDDFTASVTLGNPDVLVGSGILVAHYLQSLSPALVLGGELVYHRRPGEEGTVTSFVGRYTGSNYVATLTVGGAGAHASYYHKANEQLQIGVEFEASTRMQDTSVSFGYQLDVPKANLLFKGSLDSNWVVGATLEKKLPPLPLSLTLGTFLNHRKNKFQCGFGVTIG, via the exons ATGGGCAGTGTGTTGGCTGCCAGCACCCCAAACCCACCCCCAGCCTCAGGGGGCGCAGGTCTGGTGACCGTACCCCCAGGTTTCACCATGCCCCCAGTGTCTGCAGTCCCAGCCTCCTCGGGCACACAGGGGCAGCCCGGGACAGACGCAGAGGCCTCTCGCCCCAACCCCGGCACATTTGAAGAGTGTCATCGGAAATGCAAAG AGGTCTTCCCTGTGCAGACTGAGGGGGTACGATTGGTTGTCAACAAGGGCTTGAGTAATCACTTCCAG GTTAGTCACACAATTACTCTAAGCACCTTGGGGGACTCAGGTTACAGATTTGGAGCCACGTACGTGGGCAGCAAGCAAACAGGGCCTGCAGAG TCTTTTCCGGTCATGGTAGGTGACATGGACAACACAGGCAGTCTGAACGCACAGGTCATCCATCAGCTTACCAACCGCATTCGCTCTAAAGTGGCAATGCAG ACGCAGCAGCACAAGTTTGTAAACTGGCAGTGTGATGCAGAATATCATGGCGATGACTTCACAGCTTCTGTTACCCTTGGCAACCCAGATGTTCTCGTTGGATCTG GTATCCTTGTGGCGCACTACCTCCAGTCCTTGTCTCCTGCTTTGGTATTGGGCGGTGAACTGGTCTATCACAGGAGGCCAGGAGAAGAGGGCACCGTCACATCATTTGTGGGCAGATACACAG GTAGTAACTATGTCGCCACGTTGACTGTTGGAGGAGCTGGTGCACATGCATCATATTACCACAAAGCTAATGAGCAG CTCCAGATTGGGGTAGAGTTTGAGGCCAGCACAAGGATGCAGGACACAAGTGTGTCGTTCGGTTATCAGTTGGATGTAcctaaagcaaatctgctttttAAAG GTTCTTTAGATAGCAACTGGGTGGTGGGAGCGACGCTGGAAAAGAAGCTGCCACCCCTTCCTCTATCACTAACATTAGGCACCTTCCTTAACCACCGCAAGAACAAGTTTCAGTGTGGCTTTGGCGTCACTATCGGATAG
- the derl1 gene encoding derlin-1, which translates to MSDIGDWFKNIPFITRYWFAGSIAVPLIGKLGLISPVYLVLWPEAFFHKFQIWRPISATLYFPVGPGTGFLYLVNLYFLYQYSTRLETGAFDGRPADYMFMLLFNWICIVITGLLMDMQLLMIPLIMSVLYVWAQLNRDTIVSFWFGTRFKACYLPWVILGFNFIIGGSIVNELIGNLVGHLYFFLMFKYPMDLGGRSFLSTPQFLYQMFPNRRGGVSGFGVPPSRRPVPQEQAGGGGGGRHNWGQGFRLGDD; encoded by the exons ATGTCAGATATCGGGGACTGGTTTAAAAATATCCCGTTCATCACTCGTTACTGGTTTGCTGGTTCAATAGCAGTGCCGCTCATAGGAAAGCTGGGATTAATCAGTCCTGTGTATCTCGTGCTATGGCCGGAGGCTTTCTTTCATAAATTCCAG ATATGGAGACCGATATCTGCAACATTGTATTTCCCAGTTGGCCCAGGGACTGGTTTTTTATACCTGGTTAATTTGTATTTCCTCTACCAGTACTCCACAAGGCTTGAAACAG GAGCTTTTGATGGACGACCAGCGGACTACATGTTCATGCTTCTGTTCAACTGGATTTGCATTGTT ATAACAGGCCTATTGATGGACATGCAG CTCCTGATGATCCCTTTGATCATGTCTGTTCTGTACGTCTGGGCTCAACTAAATCGTGACACGATTGTATCTTTCTGGTTTGGTACCAGATTCAAG GCTTGTTATCTCCCTTGGGTCATTCTGGGATTCAACTTTATCATTGGTGGCTC CATTGTCAACGAGCTGATTGGGAATTTAGTTGGTCACCTTTACTTCTTTCTGATGTTCAAGTACCCCATGGACCTGGGTGGCCGATCCTTCCTCTCCACCCCACAGTTCCT ATACCAGATGTTCCCAAATCGACGAGGTGGGGTTTCTGGATTCGGCGTTCCTCCAAGCAGGAGACCTGTGCCCCAAGAGCAGGCAGGAGGCGGTGGAGGTGGGCGTCATAACTGGGGTCAAGGCTTTCGGCTTGGGGACGACTGA